The Malus sylvestris chromosome 8, drMalSylv7.2, whole genome shotgun sequence genomic interval GCTGTTCTCTCTGTTTTTCttcctagttttattttgtTCCCTGTTTGGAATTCCAAACGGGTTTTTTTCCTGTCCCACTCAGCATATCACATTTCAAATATCAGGTGAAGCTTCAAAATGAAATGAACCTTCGCATGAAAGCTGAGTCTTCAGCAGCTTTGGCTGAGGAGAAAGCAAGTGTTGTAGAGGGGAAACTGAGACATCTTTCTGAAAACATAGAGAGGGAAAAAAAGCGTCTCAATAACGATTTTTCCCAGCTGAAAGGAGAATCCAAGCTTTCTGTTTCTAGAATAACAGCAGATGTGAGTGGTGGTTTTGATTGATTTAGTTTTATAGTCTGTATGAAGTTATGAACATGCCATTCAACCTTCCCCATTCTTGTTTAGCTTGAACGAATGGAATGCAGAGCTCATAATGCTGAGAAAGAATCAGAGCTATTGAAAAAGCAGCTGGATGATATTAAGAAACAACTTAGCGAGGTAGATCTCTTATTTCTATCGCTCCTAGACACCAGTTGATATGTTCTGTGGAATATCTTTCTCATATATACATCATCGCCTGTCCGTTTGCAATGCCAACTGCAGTTTTACCTTTtcctttataatttatttgtttgttgggTCAGCTTGGCCTTGATATTGAATTGTCATTTTGTATAATGTTAGGATTTGTCTTGTACTTCCACGAGTtgatcaaattttcttttaattcatCTCTATTTTTCAGTGCGTGCAACAAAAAAGCGAAGTGGAGAAGAAACTGTCAAGTTTTACATTTCAAGAAGTTGAATCCACGGAGAATAATATTCTAGTTAAACATCTGCAAGAAGAGCTTAGAAACTTTGTaagtttttgttgttgattttttttttctaatgaaTAAAATTGTTTCTTCCTATTGAATCCTCAGGTTCTCTATGAAGTTGATTGATGATCATTCTTAAATACTTTTCCATTAAGTTTTTCACAAAAATTTTCAGCTTCTCGAAAgtttaatttttggtttggaCTTAAGTTCATAAAATTCTAAACATTAGTGATTAGGCAGCCAATCTGTCTGTATATGTTGAATGGTTCATACTTAGTCAATGCATTGTTTGTTTGGTAGTGTGATTTGGCCATTTGGCCTAGGGTTAAGGAGTATATTGTTATGCTAGCTGTGGTAATTTGAGTTTTGGCTCATCAACCTTTTATATTTTCATCATAGATTTTgtgagaagatgaagaaggataAAACAAAAGTTTATCATTTGGAATAAAAGAAATTGTACTGAACAAAAAGAATTTTAAATACTTTGGCGGAGAATATTTGTCTTGTGCTGTTGGGATCTTTGGTTTCAATTTTGAATGGATTTTGGGAAGCTCTCGTTTGAAAGAGAGTTGGGTATGACTGATTTCATCTTTTGTAGATGTGTACTAATATCTTTTTCTTGACTATTATATGACAAACTACTGTTTCTAAATTCCTAGGATGCTGAAGTGAGGGAAGCAAGAAAGCTGAAGTTGGCTCATGAAAATGTTGAgttattgaaggaaaaattgttgGAAGAAAAGGGCCGTAGAGAGAGGGCAGAGGCAGAGTTATCCAAACTACAAGAATTACAGCTTAGTATGAAGAAGTTGGAGAATGAATTGACAACTTGGAAGTTGATGAGTAAAGACATTCCAGGCGTGTCATGTTCTGAGGATATACCTGTTAAATTTGCAGCTTTACAAAAGTATGGGAATAGTTCATTTCAGTACTTTGAACCAGCATTGTTAGATAGTTTAGGAGAATTAATAAACTCATAAATCATAGACCTAAATAGTGAGGCTTTCCTTGAtgcttcttattcttcttcttccattattttttgttatctgtttatttttgttaagGCGGCCAGGATTGCCCTAGTGTGACTTTGTTATTAGTTGATTAAAATTGAATGTCTGGTATAACATCAATGATATTGGAATTTATTTGTGGATAACTTCCCAGCAATCCAGCGGAGCtgaatattttaaacatttaaAACTAAATGTTAAAAACTGTGTATATTGTATTGCATGGGTATGACTCTTTTGTTTAGACCCTAGAATAACTGTACCTGCTATATACATTTCTTAGGAAGTAGATGATTTCTGGTACTATGTGATGTATGCATAACGTGATACTATGGATaattgtttgagtaggaaaacTTCATAGTAGATGGTCTAGAATGAGCTGGTACCGTGTGCTTAATTTCAGTGATTGGAAATCTTCAAATCATCTCTGGACTTCTTTCAGTGTTCTGGTTTTCACCTCATGACACCAtgtctgtttgtttgtttggtgtTTGGAACAATCGCAGAAGGTTCAAATGGCCCAGTCAACTTTGTATATTAGTTGTGGTGTGGTGTTTGGGGGTGGGGGGAGAGGTTAGGACTGAGAatttttctattctttttctTATAGTTATGCTTGATCTGTAAACGTGCGTTTCAAGTTTGTGTAGTTGTAGTGTTTATATGTACTGTCGATGTTATCAACAAGTTCTGTCCTCATCATCCCCACCAAACAGtgcaaaataaaatttcttatttGTTATTTAATCTGAGATTTGTTTGTGCAAAATGTTTTTTGGTCCCTAGTGATGgacatttttttcatttaatgcAGAGAGGTAATTGATAGCATGATGAAAGTGGGTGAGGCTAATGCTGCCTTGAAACAACTGGAGGTAGCTCTAGATGCTgcaaaaattgataaacaaaatGCTGAAATAGAGGCTAACCTGGCGAAAGAGAAGGTGGATGTATCAAAATCAGAGGTTAAGCGGATTGAATTAATGGTAAGCGTGTGACCAGGTAGTTTTACTTTTATGCcatctttttcttatttttttagtttttcactCAGGCTGTTGCTAAGCTTATTCTGTATTCTCCAGCTGCTGTACAATCCCTCAAAGTTTCTGCTCCGGAagctttaattaaattttttatttttgcggGTGGTTGGGCCTGGTGTCAATGTAGGGTTATAATTGTAGTGTTTATCTAGATTCTAGAATGAAGAGAAAATTGGGGTAAATTGAAACAATTCATAATAATTTCAATCAACATGCCTGAAGATTGAACCCTATAATTGTAGGGTCTCTTTATATAGACAATTTGATGGATCATAATATGACAGGAAACTGTAATAATtagattttaaatgatttataatTAACACCTACATTTCTATTGTAAAAATTAATACTGAATATAATAAGCGTAATTGATATGCTTATGCCTCTATTGGTCAAAAGCTCTAACATTCCATTTTTCGTACAAGTCGGTCCCAAAAGAAAGTTGAGAAAAACTATACTAATTATCTTTTAAGAATGTATGCTGAAGGAAGTATTAAAATGCAGCTCTCTATGGTTACTGAGGAAAGGGATAAGTTGAGAAATGTCCTTAATGGACTGAAGTCGGCAAAGAATGATGAAGCTGGAGATGAAGCAGCCAGTCAAACTTTTCTTCAGGTCACAGAATTTCTTCTCTTTACTATTTCTAATTCAAGGAATCTCTGTTTAAGTTCATTGTTTGGTTTCCTCGTTTGCACATGCAGGAGGTTGAATCATCACTTGCAAAGAAAGAGGCCTATATTAAAGAATTGGAATGTGGTCTGTGTGAACAAAAAGAAGTTAATAGTCGTCAACGTGAAGAAATAAAGTTGCTTAATGAGAGGTTGAACAATGAAGCTAGAAGAATGAAGTCATTGGAGAGGGAGAGCGATCGACTTCGTTCAGAGATCGCTCTGCTGGAGTCCAAGGTGGGTGCCAAATTTATTCGGAGCATTATTGGTATGAACattattatcttaatttttCTTGGCTATTAAAGGAGCACTGCCGGGTTTGAATGGTGGCTGAGCCTTGAACTTTTGTGGACTATGGCACCAAGCTCTTCCCTTAGGAAAATATCATTATTTGTACTTCCCTGCAGATTCTTTTTTCATGCAATGAGAATCCTATCTTACAAATATTTAAGGAATTAAAAGATTTGTCCAAGAAAAAACTATTGTCAGATATGTAATGGCTTTCTTGTGCTAACCGGCCGATCCCAAAAGGAACTGCAGTTGCAGACAAGCAATCTAAACCCTGCCAGATGAACAGAAAAAAGTGCAATTCGATTACGTAATTTCTGAGATCTTTTGCTTCCACAGATTGGTCATGGCGATTTCTCTGCTGCAAATACTAAAGTTTTAAGAATGGTGAATACTCTTGCGGCTGATAATGAAGCAAAACAAACTATTGAGGCATTACAAACTGAGTTACAGAAGACAAAGGAGAAGTTACAAGCTGTGGAAGAATTGAAAAGTCAATCAGGTAAGAACCACACAGTTCTTTTAAAGAGAAATTTATGTGAAAAAACTTCTTTTTAAGGTTCCTGTCTTAGAAATGAATGGTTAAGAGCATTATATTGTTGTCTCGGATTTGCTCTGGCTGTGCATGGATGACAGTCTTAGATGAGTTTGGGgattaaaatagttttaaattgTCATATTACTAAAGTACGCTGTTCCAAAAACTAAATAATTGATTTGGATTCTAGGAGTGGCTTTAACATGGTACTTTAGGTCCAAAGATCCCCCATTAACTGATACCATAATAATATATGTGGCTTTCAAGTTGCTGCCACAACTACCAAATTAACCCCACCACCAGCAATACCTTGATTGCCACGACTGTCCTCATCTACCTCCATTGTTACCATTGCTATTATTGTCACCCTCGTCGGCACCTTTGTTGGCGTAAATTGTGGACAGCACCATACTTGCTCCATAAAAGTGTGTTCTAATTTACCTCAAGAAGGTATAACTTAACGTAGAAATTAGAAGATATTACATTGTTGTTATCTTTTGACTATTTAAGTCAGATGTTTGTTTGTCTcgtcatgcaattttgtactgAGTTTATTTGCATTGCTTCATTCTCTTGAACTTTTCAGGTGATGCTGGAACATTGGTGGATTCCTACATATCTGGGAAGATAGTGCAGTTGAAAGAACAAATTGCAACTCTGGAAAAACGTGAAGAAAGGTGAGTGACTGATGGATATTGTTAATATAAGCGAACTTTGGTATACATTGCTGTACCTATTTTTAACCTAAGGTTTTAAGAAAACTTGGCATATTCCAGTCTTGGGGTTCCCCACTTTTGCTAATTTATTCGGTTTGTTAGATGTAAGAAGATTGCATTAGATTTAAGTTATTGGGTGGGCTTATTGTGAGAGGAGGCAGctcttctatatatatatgttttgatgtcCCTTTCATTGTATGTTCACAGTATACCTAAACTATAATACAACTTTTAGGTTAAAACATTTGAATTTACCCCTGTAACAGGTACAAGACTGTTTTTGCCGACCGAATTTCAGTGTTCAGGAGGGCATGTTGTGAGCTCTTTGGTTACAAGGTATATCATAGATGTTGCTCattttactttaattttcaTATGACTAGTAGTATTCCAGTTAACATGGCATTCCAGCTAACATGGTGAGGAATCATTATAATATTCGGAGCTGAAAAAGTCTTATATATAAGGTGCATTTATCTCAATATATCTTCATTACCATGCGTATGAAACTGATTTATTCATGTCACGGATTAATCCATCTGTTCTTGTTAGATGCATTGATATTAGTATGCATTCAAAATAAATGCCAAAGTAGTTAAAACTTGAAACTACTAATATCATTGCTAAGGTAAAAACTTTGTAGTGTTCAAAGTTCATCTTTTGCTAAGTTCTATTAACAGGTTTAAAGTTCATTCTTATGTCTATATGCTTTACTAACACTGAGAATCAATCATATAAAGTTTTAAGTTATTAAACATGTTGAATTAATAAGTTGTCTCTGTCTACATTTGCTATAATATGATCTAGTTTGAGAGCATAAATAGTTGAGATCATGAGATTTATTACCAATTTTTCATGGCCAATTGTTTATCTTACTTAAGTGTCATTCCTATGCAGATTTGAGACCTGCATGGGCCATTGTGAAACTGTAACGATTATCTTTTGATTACAATTTTGCAGATTGTGATGGATGAACACCAGCGTCCCAATGGAATCCCCATTACACGTTTTACCCTCCAATCTATATATGCGCAAAGTGATGATGAGAAGCTTGAATTTGAATATGAATCAGGGAGCACAAACATTTTGGTAAGATCGTATTATATGAAGTCATTTTCTTATGCCTTCCTAAAGCTATTTTAGTCCTTTAGATTTCAGTTAGGAAACACAGCAGGCATATTTTTTGGGGACATCTCAATTTTctctttgttattgtttttgaGTTCGTAATAAAACAAATGCAGGAAGAAATATAATCATATTATTGTTTGATTGAACAGGCAAATGATTACACCTCGCAGTCTGAGATATCTCAACAGGTATGGAGCATGATGTTTATCTAATCTTAGAACTTTTTTTTTGCATGCTTCTGTACTGGTAGGACTATTGTTTCTTCGTCTCTGGGTGATCCAACCTGTACCAGATTATTTGAGGATTCAATTAGGGAAACTCTATTCCGTATATGTCCATGATTCATATTTCATATGATCTGACAGATGGTTTCAGCCGTAGTTGTACTTATTATGTTCGGTGTCCAGGTTTTGTTTCCCTGTTTCCTTttattttgcttttactttctttcATTCCCTTTATTTCAGAGGGGAGCAAACTaaccttttgttttgatttcgtGAGGAATGTTAATATGGTACTCAAGAGTCGGATGTTTCTTCAGGGACTTAAGTTTAAATCTTTCATCGTGATATGTGGTTGTGAACTATTGGAGTTACCTTGTCAACTAATCTGAGATAACATTTTGCAGGTTGAGATATTTATTCGGAAGTTGAATTCAATCCCAGCTTTCACTGCCAACTTAACAGTGGAGTCTTTCAACCGGCGAACCCTGACTTAAAAGCAATTCAACCTTGATTTCTACTACAGATGAATCACCAAGATTGTATATTTCACGTATCATGTTTGAAACACAAAATGTGTAGCAGGTATGCCATCTATCTAGGTTTGTCTTTTCTTTGGGTACTGTGAACTATCAAATATTTAACCCTCTCGCAGAATCCGTTTAATGGTAGATTTGATccttattcattcaatttgtaCTAAAATTGTGAGTTTGTAAGAGAAGTTAGTGTGACGTGACTTACTCCGTATATTTGTACGGTATTCTTGAGGAATATTTCACACTAAATGAAATTGAGATAAGCGAAGCTAATAGTAGTGAATGTGCATTTGAATTACTTGGCAGAGAAAATGATTTAGAATCCGAGGTGATGCAGCAAGATTCTTGTGATCCATAGGAAGTGGCCACTCTTATCTTCTGATGCATCATTTTGTTCAAGAAACTCGTGGACTAGGGTGGCGGGGGatgtgatggtgatggtggtggtggtggtgggcaGAGACGGTCGGCGGGATTGATGGTGACAGTGGTGGTATTGGTAATGGTGGTGGGTGTGTGTTCATGGTTTTTCCTTAAAATCCGCTTAGTGTTTACTGAGATTTTGGACGTCAAGGGTTGATAGAGACCAACTAAAGTCCCTAAACGATGCCAATTTGGTATCATCTCTCTATCAGGATTTCACCACCTTTAAATGGCATGAAGTTCACTGAAAAAGAATACCAAACCtaaaattttaaggaaaactaatgaaaatggcttgaaaacattgAGTTTTagcgataaggacaaaataaagggtaaagtgaatagtactatgaatgactttttagtgtaaaaatatggtttttcgttatagtgaacagtatcgggagcatttcattaaagttcccaaaattttaaggcctaaaaaatGCAACTGAGAGCACTTGTAGCTTCCTAAATAATTATTTTCGTTTTCTTAGActccaaatttgagatcatTATAGCAAGAATTATCTTAATTAAGAGAAATTCTCATTGGCAATAGTTAATAAGTATTAGTTATGATCTGATAGGTAATCTTGATCTTAATATTGAAATCTTTAAAGTCACGGCAAACAACAACGTAAAATGATAAGACCACGTAACTTATGTTCTCAATACCTATAGAAATTTCTCCATATGAAAAGGGCAAAAACGGCCGAACAATATCGGCACTGACCCATATATTATATACCAACTAACGCCAAAGCAGCACtaacataaaaaaaactaatgtaaAAGCTCATAAGGAAAACAAGATGTTGAGTAATGTTAGAATATCGTTGAAGATGTATATAGCTTCAAATGGGTAATAAGGCATTTAAAAATGTTGATTGGTGAATTGCATGACCTTAGCTAAGCTAGCAATCATTTCAGCACAAGACAAGAAGAAAACAAGTGGAAGGAATTGAAGCCTCTCCTCTCCAATAACTTACAAGGCTTAGCTAGTTTAGCTTGCCTAGCTTGCCTTAGCCTTTAGAGTTGTGCATGTCCACCTACCAACTTTCTCCCTCAATCGATCCAATTAAGGGACTTTTTGACCTTAACAAATACACATTCCTACATATTTTGAAAATGGTCGAGTATGGTGCAGAGAATTAATAAATTTATGATAATGCTCCTGCCCTTATTTATTTGGTCCAATGGCTCCAAAAGTGGCTTTTATTTGGTCCAAGTTCAGCCAACTATTGACTTCTTCATGTGTTGACATATTGGTGAATGTACACTACGTAACTTTAATTCGAGTTTGAATTCTTACACTTGTATTTTTTATGATTACTAGTTTTGTTTTGGTGTGCCATTTGATTCAAAAGTCAAatgttaaaattaaatatacaatgtcccGTCATGTGATAGTGATACGAAGACTGCATAAGAATACCTtctatgttaaaaaaaataaaaataaaaattgtgtCCAAGTTCAGGCTACTGTGGACTATTGATGTATGCACAGAAGAAACCACCACCCAAGTCCAAGAGTTGAAAATCACACCAAGTTTCCGCCCACTACATCTCCCGTGGCCTACCGCCTAATAGGTTGGAAGTCACTCTTTCTTTAAGCACATCACATGTTAATTAAACAACATGCACACACTAAACCCTCCATTGGGGCAATTAATTA includes:
- the LOC126632872 gene encoding mitotic spindle checkpoint protein MAD1-like codes for the protein MIVRTPPTKKQRAAAPEAETTPPAPGPGPLVIFEDDPPPPSSSLPPPDSSSHHLLCTYQCRQMVKSDFIDALSNAEKQASDYQSKLAALNEKFCKVESERKKYLDQFLYVEQELAAAKGREQALQEQLLKELHDSHERLTKQLQSNSELEVKLQNEMNLRMKAESSAALAEEKASVVEGKLRHLSENIEREKKRLNNDFSQLKGESKLSVSRITADLERMECRAHNAEKESELLKKQLDDIKKQLSECVQQKSEVEKKLSSFTFQEVESTENNILVKHLQEELRNFDAEVREARKLKLAHENVELLKEKLLEEKGRRERAEAELSKLQELQLSMKKLENELTTWKLMSKDIPGVSCSEDIPVKFAALQKEVIDSMMKVGEANAALKQLEVALDAAKIDKQNAEIEANLAKEKVDVSKSEVKRIELMLSMVTEERDKLRNVLNGLKSAKNDEAGDEAASQTFLQEVESSLAKKEAYIKELECGLCEQKEVNSRQREEIKLLNERLNNEARRMKSLERESDRLRSEIALLESKIGHGDFSAANTKVLRMVNTLAADNEAKQTIEALQTELQKTKEKLQAVEELKSQSGDAGTLVDSYISGKIVQLKEQIATLEKREERYKTVFADRISVFRRACCELFGYKIVMDEHQRPNGIPITRFTLQSIYAQSDDEKLEFEYESGSTNILANDYTSQSEISQQVEIFIRKLNSIPAFTANLTVESFNRRTLT